A stretch of DNA from Esox lucius isolate fEsoLuc1 chromosome 18, fEsoLuc1.pri, whole genome shotgun sequence:
ttgttggttaagtttagggttaaggttaggcgtTACATCTAGTTAAAGTTTTGGCATatatgttactttattgaggttacggttaggtttaggtttaagattagggcaagggagcatgcaattttgtttttcaggGCCCCATGAGGATATAAAAACcaacatgagtgtgtgtgtgtgagaataccCCAAGTTCAGTGGAGAGCATTAGAGCCTTGCCCTTGGCAGTCAGGTCTTTGTAGATAGACTCAATCTCAGACTGGTAGTGCTGAGTACGCTCCTCTGTGGTCTGGGTCTCCACTGAGAACAGCATATCTCCCACACTAagacaggcacaaacacacagcgtCTGCCCTTAGTCTCTACAGACATCTACTGCACTGTACATTCAAGAAGGCAAATGTAACCTGTGGCAAGTTACAGTTACATTAACATGCTGAGTCATTGTATTAGAGGCTTGCTTAGAACATTTCAGCTGAAAGACAAAGATttaagtacaaccctgtttccaagaaGTTGAGACGCTGCATAGAAACAATGTAATGATGTACAagtcatttatccctatatttaattgaaaatagtacaaagacaacatatcaaatgttgaaactgagaaatgttattgttcttggaaaaatacatgcccgttTTCaatgtgatgccagcaacatgtttcaaaacatttgggaaagGGGCACGTTCACCACTGGgttgcatcatctcttcttttaacaatactgagcccatgcagtgatgtccactacagaactgtgtctgtttttaatgcaatgagggcccaaagatggccatccaatattgctTTTTGGCCTTTtaccttgcatacagagatccccaaagcaatttcattctttaaaatgttattcttaatttgttgcactatttgcccacacagtctttcacagagtggtgaactcctccccatcttcacttttgaaaaaaaaaataataatctgtcaAAACAATAGAAAATTGTGTTTACGGACtcgtttttttaaattttcagatttttgtttatcgactgaaaataaaaacaaatattattggCCTCGAAGGCAAAACTGGATCATGTTCTTATTTCCAGCTCAGACGGGCTGAGGCGTCGGACTAAGCAATATGACAGAGGGGGAGTCTGAGGTGGTTGGTTAGCTTCTTTTATTGGTCAGTTATGTTTTTTCATTGTAGCCTACATACCCCACGTGCCTCTCACCCAGTTAAGGGGTTGCTTGTACGGCTCGCTAAGCTTGAAGGCATGCCTGTCCTTGATGATTACGAGGGCGTAATTCGGAAGCGGTGGCAGTGTTTGACATCACTTATATGGAAGTGAAGAATGTTCTTCAGACTCAGTACGTAATTCAAAGGGCAGCGAGTACATACTAAATGTGATGAGGTTATTGCATGTTAAAATATGTTCAGtgaattttttccccctcaaacgtttgtttgatttgaaaagCCTAGGGGAACCACTGATGGAAGTCGGTGGAATGTTGAGTCAGTTCAAGAGCATTGTTTAATATTCATATATTTGAAGCATGGAAACTGACCGGTCTCCTGTAATGGTGATGGTAAAACCATCATATTCTTTTCCTGGGTCTTTTAGACTAGGCACCTTGGAGTTGACTGTGAATCCATCCCTGGTTTTTCTGTTAAACTGCTTCAGgataaaaatgtgaaaaaacagCAGCAAATCAGACATGTACATTAATTGGTAAAACTTGTGTTGAGTTGAGCTGATGTTTTCACAATGAACATTTAAGTAGGTCCTATCatgtctaacacacacacacacacgcatgcgtttttataaaaatgcacctactcattcaaaacaacactaGTTTTCTTCTAAACAACTCTGTGTAACTCAGGAGTATTTCCCCATGAATCTGACTGAGATTAAATAGTTACTGCTAATGTGGAAGATtatcattaaaatgaaattgcCAATATCTTTTGTTATACTATGCTATTAAATTCAGTTCTGTAATGTAGAACATTGTGACAAAACTTGGGTGAATGATGTTTCTTACCGCTGAGTCTGCATTTTCAAAGTTACATTGATTGGCAGAAGCGTAGAGGTAATAAATCCATTAACAcaagtgcttgtgtgtgtgtgtgtacatagaATATGTGCTTGCCGCACCAAGCTTCTGGATAGCCCAATGGCCAGCGCAACTCTGTACAACTTGGGAAGATCTAAATACATCACCCCATTAAAACTGATTGAGATGGTCAGGCTGGTACTATGGGTAAAACAGGATGTTTCCTTACTACCTTCATTATTGGGAGAAGGTCCTCCACGTTGTTCACATTTTCCAGTGCTTGTCTGACTTCCAGTAGGCCTCTTGGATTGTATGCCCTGAGGACAATGCATAAATAAGCCAAGAGTACATAAATCTGTGTAGAAAAGCCatctgtattttctgtattGAAAAACCCACCCGTGGTAAACCAATATTCTGTCTTTGATGAAATTGAGTATGTCGTCAAAATAGGCCAAGTATCTGATATTGATGATCTGTCCTCTGTGAAAGAAAAAGCAAAACTATGTTACCAAAAATGTGACATAGGTgatttacattaaaaacagaacttCACTTTTTGTATATTAGATTCACAGTaatcatataatttttttttgacgATTTCAGGTCAATCGACTTAGATTACCTAATGAGGTTGATGTGGTTATTGAACCCTCTGCTGAGACTTCTGGCAGGCATCTGATCCAGCCACAGAACAGGCTGGTCTGGATCTGCGATCCTTCAAAAGGGACACAACACAATGACAGGACCAAACCTCACAGGCTGACAATGGAGAAACCACAGAGGTGAATCACTGCGAGATCACTGGCGGTCCAGCCGTCCCACGCCCAAGCCTCACCTCCTCCATTTGACGGCTATGTCGAACATGTCTCTCCACTGCATCTGCCTGGTTCTGCCGTTGACTCGCACCTTTGAGTTGCTCCAGGTGCGCTGCGTAGCCTGCATGACCTCTAGGGTTGCTAAACccatggctgtagagatcaaacatttcacaactaAATTCAAATATACTGCTGCAAACCAACTGGACTGAAGATGTATGATGGAGTCAGAACACACACTTTAGACAAAATGAACTGTCCTATCGTTTTTGAGGATCAGCAAGCCCGGttgatttttatatttttttttacaaaaggcCATTTCAAAAGGCAAATAACTGATCATGTTAAACGAATGTTACTTCATTGGATTTCAGTCAATAACGTGCCTAACAAGAGGTCAACACATGGGACGCTAACCGACAACAACGGGCCTCCGTGACTCACCCACCTCTGTGTATTCTGCGATTGGGAAGAAATCCTGGTGTGTTGTATTGCATAAGGGCACCAAGGTGATCAGCAGTGCAAATAAGCTTCTGAACTTCAGTGTGGTAGCTCTCAAAGTTCTGAGGTAGGACGTCCCTACAACGACACAACAGGACACTGGTTGAGTGGGCCAGGTGACAAAAGGGTTGAACGTGTGTCAGAGTCGTCTGAATGAGCCTACTCCATTGCCAGTCAGAATGCTGCCGGCCAAACATATTGCAGTGTGGTTCATTCTGTAACCGCTTCTGTCCGTCAGAACTCACTTAATATGAGGCTGCAGTCCGGGCTGCTCTTCATAGTCCTCTATAAGGAAAGGGAGGTTTTTGGCCCAGTGGTTTTTAAAGTTTCCTGGAAGATCTTGATCTACATTGTACTCTGCCACGGGTACGTCAAGATGAGAGTGCAAGTAGCGAGAGTActctgttgggggggggggggggggggggggggaggggggttacatgagatttgttttctttaaaagctCTTCCGGAGGGAAAAAAGGACGACAGCGTTCAAACGTTTCGGCGCCGTCTACTCACCTCTGAGGTATTTCACTTTGAGATATTCTGAGCTTGCCTTCTGGCCCAGCAGCGGGTCATTCAACATGACTTTGGTCTGAGCCTTGATGCCTTCATAGAATTGCCCCATAGCCACGTGGCTCAGGCCCTTCATGTACTGACACACCTCGTTGTACGGCTCCAGCTGAAGACACCTCTGTgaacatgcacacaaaaaaaccaCCATGCAGGCACTCCCCGTAATACTGTACAGTAGGTGTACTAATTAAAAGGAGGGGATCTcaaactcaaacatacacagTTATGACTCTCAAAGCTGACGGCCTGGACGGCCTGAGCCAAACGGCTTTACAATGTTTGGGACGCTACCCGACCATATGATCCACAGCAGCATGGGAGGCACAAGACACGGTAGTGTTTAGTAGATGACTGAAGACCTTTAATAAACATCAATGAGCGAAGCCTTCTGAGTCACCAGAGCAGGGCTGCCGTTGGGTTAACAGGCAGAGGAAGTACACTCCCAAATGCCATTACAGGGATAGACAGGGGATATGGGGGATGATGAGTGTCAGAGTGTGGCCTGCGTGACACACGTGTTGTGATCACTATTGCCGTTTGCTAGTCAGTGTTATCATCATCCGCCTGAAGCTACAATGAAAACAGGCAGATCAGGAGAACTGGCAACGGGTTGTAGACTGACCTGGTGtcatgaaaaatatgttttgtgacACAGCCATTACCTTGAAGTTGCCAATGGCATCCTGGATGCTACCATGGTGATACAGCATCATGCCCCTCAGTTGCAGAGACTGGATATGGTTCTGGTTGAGCATCAGGGCTTTCTGAAAGCTCTCCATGGCTGCCTCAAAGTCCCCCAGCTCTCTGCACACAATCAACTGGGATTACTGGTGTGTACTAAGGACCGTGAATACTAAGGCTCGCAAGTTTTTCCAGACAACGTAACCTTCGAATAGGGGATGAGTGCGTACTCTGAAAGGTGGATAAAGCTCCTTTTAACTAATTTCACTGCATCAGGGACAGGGTATACAGGCGTTTTAGCTCTGCAACCATTTTGAGTGTGACTGACCATGTTACTTGATCAGGAAAAACTTTAGGCCGTTAAAATGAGGCATATTGGTTGAAACCAAAGCAGGTCATAGAGTGTCCACACCGTACCGATAAGCCTGTCCGAGACTTTTGTAGGCATCTATGAAGTCAGATTTCAATTTCAGGGCCTCCTTGAATGTTTCAATGGCTTCCTAAATAGGAGACAAGTTTGTACTGTTGATgtgcaagattttttttttataggttaTATTGacagcaaaaaaataataatatattaatctACAAAAATGTCTATACCTTTAGCATTCCTCTGTGGAAAAATGTTAGACCTTTGTATAGCATGGCAATGGGTTGGTTTTTCTTCAGATCCAATGACTGCTGAAAATCCTCCATAGCCGCCACATAATCCTATTTGGGGGGGGATAAAAATGGACAATGTATAGAGCACCATGTGAATGAAATTCTATATATGAACAAATATCAGAAACGTAAACAGATAATCCATTTGACCTCTGAGATGAAGAGCAGAgttcctctgtgtctgtagaGGCGGGCAGAGGGTTGGAGCTGGATAGCTTTGGAGAGATCACTCAAAGCCTCACTGATCCTACCCAGTGGAGAAAGGATCTGCAAGCAAGTTACTCAggtaaaacacatacacaatgcctatagaaagtctacactCCCTTGTTTTGCCAGTGCCTCAGAGtttcatgcattaaaatgcttTTACCCCCACTCATCTACACATTGTACTCTCCACTTTTAAGGAGAACTTAACTGTGAAATTAAATTGCAAATTAGCTTGCTAGGGCAGTGCCACTGGGCTGCACCCTCCAGGTTGGGAGGTTAAGTAATTAAatggtggatataaaaagatcaCAAAAGCATTTAAAGCTCTTGGTGCAAACCCATCATggcacatcacccaaaaaacCACCATCCCTAGCATGGTTGAGATATTATCATTATCAGGGACTGGGGCCCTTGTTAGGATCAAAGGGAAAATCAATGAGGCAATGTACAGAAACCTACTTGAGGAAAACCTGCTCTGAGAATAATCTGAAACTGGGACAGAAATTCAGCTTTCAGTATAACATCAAACCGAAAACACAGCCAAAGGTACAGTGCAGTGGGTTAAGGAATAGAAGGTAAAAGTCCTTGACTTGACCCGCCAAAACCCCAACCTATAATCCAAATGAAAAAGTGTGGCTTGACTTGAAGATTGCTGGTGATCCATGAGCTCCAAGGAACTTCACAGATCTTAAAGTATGATGTAGAATAATGATAAAATATTGCAAAATCTAGTTGTGTAAAGTTGGTAGAGTCCTATCCCAAAAGACTCACTGCTGCAATTACAGCAAAGTTACTTCCACCAAGTATTCCCTCATAAATAGACTTATccaaatctaaaaaaaaaaagatattataATTGGACTTATCAACACTGCTCTGAGATAGAGTTATACAAAAAGTTGACAAAAGTGTTAAACACCAAGGCAACAATTTGCCTTGGTGAAAGCTTTGCAAGCTGTTTGCATTTTCACAACCAGCTGAAAAGTAAACCTTTGACTCGTCAagtaaatatatacagttttaccattttgataaaaaaaaacagtaaatttGGTATGTAGATAAGTGAGGGGTATTAAatgtcaaaaaagaaaacaacctcTGAGGCACTTacgcaacaaaatgtggaaaaaagttTAGGGGAGTGGGGCAACAACTTTCTACAGGCACTGTAGATGCTAATATCATTCCTCATGATTGTTTTTTTAGGGTTAGCGCAAGGATCTAGTAACTAGGCAACTTCAAGGCATACTTTCGATGCAACACAAGCTGTGTCCTGTGAGACTTTTCTAAAGTCCTGCTTGAGAGAACACCACAACCCTCACTCACAGGTCGCAAAATGGAAACCTGCATCCTtcaaacacacatgcaacatCAACATAACACTGAACTTAAGTTGCCAGACACAATGCCTaaaacagaaaaactgtaacagGCCAAGAATGACCCTTACTTCTGCCCGCTGTTCATACACCTCGGGGCGGTTGGGCTCCAAAGCGATGACTCGACTCAACTCGAACAGCGCCAAGTCTGCATTCTTCATGTCCTTCCATATTAGGAGAAGAGACAGTGTCACCTCCACCCGACACATCAGGACAGAAAAAACCACCCCCCTGACCCTTGAACAAATATGTGCATAGACATGTGTGCTAACTGGCAAGCGGCTTCTCTGGGGGGCACATTAATAATCAGAAGGCAGCGCAGACTACGtaggagaaaaataaaactgcTGGTATCAACATGGTCAAGTCCAGTATCATACTGCATGGATCACTAACCTGCAGACTCTTTTTCCCATAAGCTATCCCTCTCCCGTAGATGGCACTGACCAACTCTGGATCGCCCTAACAcaggacggacacacacacacagacacatatgaAATGTGACGTTTCTTGCGAACAGTACAACATTTTGGAGAAGGGAGAAGGGGCAagtaatgtaaatgaaaacaaaaacgaaataaatattcaaacagTCAAGTAGACCAGATCAAGGCAGGTATGAACATTTGTGTTGtaatttatgcaaatatgaACGTTAACCAACCTGCAGTAACAAGGAGAAGTGTTTGACGGCCTCATCGTACAGGCCGTTACCAATAAGAACATATCCTATAGCTATGATTCAAAGAAAATAAGAGTCAAGCAATAGGGCACCAACAGTAGAAATGTATACCATAAACTCCACATACCCAACTCTTTCTAGACTCAAATTACCAAGCTCCTCATTTGTGTTATGGCTGTCCACTGCAAACGGGAATCGTTTTTGCTCAATGAATATCTTGGCTTGGCTCTGTTTGAATAAATAAGAGTAGTTAGCCAAGCATGGTTTCCTCTAAAAGTAAAAAGCaatttttctgttaattaaaCCAGATTTCATTCATTTGTAAGTAACATCAGATCACATCAGAGATTTTTCAGAGATCAGAGATAATCAGATTAATTAAAAAAGATTGGTCTGCCAGTGTAAACACAGCCATAGGGTCATTTTCCAGTAGAATGATGAATCACTCAAAAAGGCTAAATCCTtgacatttcagtaatttatgTGCATTTTACCAGAATTTTCTCTGCGttgagagagaagacagactcGCATGGTGGATCGCTTCCTTCCTCACAATCTGGATCCTCCAACTGTAGAATAGAGGACTCTGAAGGGGAAATACATTTGCATCAAATCCAAAAACAtcaaaccccccaaaaaattgctGCTGGCTTTGCAATTACTGGATGGATAAGGATCACAAACATTTCTGCCAGCAACagactgtatataatatattgttggtgtattaataaataaaagccTGAGCTAAAATGTTATATGATCCTTCACAGGGAACGATATTTATTCTCGTTGatatgtttaattaattaaaagttTGAATATCGTTGGATACATTGCATGTGCTAATAAAACCTGGCTGTGTAACCAAGACAATGAATGAGCCAGCGCAAACTTCAAGGTTACGTTCGCTCAGCAAAGGTTTGGAATAGTGTGGTAGACATCATGTATAACAACTTAAAATAGAATAACACTATATTATTATGGGACTTGAGGACGTTGTTAAAGTACTTTCTATTCATTTGTACCTGCCAGCTGCAGAGCCTCTGTCCACCCTGCCCTTTACTATTAAATCATAACCTCTACTGTACGGTACTACAGCAGGTGATCTCCTTTGCGCTTGCTAGCTTACGTAACAACCTGTCAAGAGTCATGCCTAGAAGGGTAACAGCTTTCGTCAAATTTGTCAAAAGTTGCTTTTTTACCGTCTTATATTAGCTAAATATAACCTCTTTCATAACACTTACTTAACTATCAGAGTTAGCCTGCAATGGTAATAATCATAACTTGCAGCATAACTTGCTACAACAAGTCAAATCTGACGAAAGCTGTATCCTCACTTGTCAAAACCCAGGTCGATAAGCGCGGAAGAAGGGTTTCGGGGTTAGCTTGGCTAGCTTGCTACATTACACAGCCAGTTGCGTGGACGTGGCAAAAAAACAGTATAAAGACCTCTTACCACAGTCCGTTGCATATTCTTCCCACTCTGACGGTGAGCTGCAACCATGTTTGTGCAGTTCGCTATTGAAGAAAGTAAGGGTAGAGAAGTATTCCGTGGAAATAATAGCAGGGGATAAGTAGAGAAGTGAGAGCGCTACCACAACAACACCCCGGCCAGCAGGTGCCATGTTGTGTTTCATGTGAGGAGCGCGGTAGTTTAGGTAATGTAGTTCCTGGGTGCCTATGCTCTCGCTAGAAAAGTGTTGCTGGCCTAACTGCAAAACACTACATGTCCCAACCAATCAACAATAAAGCCAGGAAGTTGATGTCAAGCCGGTTGCTCCAGGTCCGTGGTCCAATTTACGACTATAATACAGAATGGCAAAGGGGTACTTTAGATGTATTGAATGCAGTAAGGATGCGCAAGAGCTTCATAGAGATTATAGTAATGGTATTTTGAAGATAACCATATGTGTGAGTTAACTAACTGGctaataatttgttttctttatttagatAGTTTTGATTATGGTGAGGCTAGCTAAGCTTGATAGCTACTGCTAGAAAATAAAGCATAGTGTCACTGCTAGCTGTAGAAAACGtgttcttgtttttgtgtacagtatgtgccatCTGTTTAGCGAGGTGGAATTTTCTTTTCTACCTGTATAAGTAATGTTGTCCTATACTGACTCTTCAGCTGAATTTTCTATAGAGTACAGGACAGtactactgtacagtaggtTCACCCGTACAAGCTAGCTGAATAAATATTATTCAGTTTTGAtcgtgtgcctgtctgtgttttctttcaggaATCCTGCCAGAAGCCTGTGGACAAGTATATAGAATATGATCCAGTGATAATTCTGATTGATGCCATTTTATGCAAATCTCAAGCGTTCAGACACATTCTCTTCAACACTGCATTAAACGTAAGTGCAGTAAGCTAAAAAGCTGAAAATGTAGGGTCTGAGTACAATGCATGGTTTGGAAAATGAATTaaacttatttatttttgcatttataCTGCAGATAGAGTTACATTACATGCTTCTATGTCATATTGATGGTGTCCTCAACAGATTCACTGGAAGCTGTGTGTATTTTGCCTTCTGTGTGAGGCCTACCTGAGGTGGTCACAACTTCAGGGATCCGAACAGAGCAATGACCCTGCAGACATTATTAGATACACCAAGGAATGGGATTTCTATTGCATGTTTGGCCTGGCTGCTCTTGGTGGGTATATTAAGCATGGGAAATAATATACATTGGTATATTACTATGACAACTAATTAATATCTACAACAAACATGCATATATGACAATAATTTTaatagacatttaaaaaaatatgtagccAATGTGctaaatgacaacaaaaaaaatattcagattATTCTGGCAATTCTCACATAGAAGCATCATCAGATGGAAGGATGTTAAACatactttaaaatatatatatatatatatattaacttATTGATCCCAGGTCACTGCTGTTAATAAGAAGGGGTTCTTAGTATACTTGGTAAAATAACATTCCACAGAGGTGGAATGGGCATTGCATTCACCAACGCTGGCAGTGGATGAAAATGGCTTGGTCTGGAATCTTGGTTTATACGTGGTACAGAATGGTGGCTGTCATGTCACTTTGGGGAAGATTTTCCGGTACACATTTATACATAGAAACTGAATTTTCAACTCAAGGGTCTCCAACAGGCTAGGAATATTCTATGCTTGCAAATTGTTTTGGATCCCTAAAGCCCAACATATTAATTATAAATATCTCAGACCCTTCAtgcaaaaatattcaaaagtaATGTTGCAAGAATGAAGTTATCCCCACATAGTATACTTATATCAGAACACTGGGGTATTTCTGAAATAGTAATAGTGGATGTATTCTCAAATTAATGTGAACCTtttgtattttctattgaagCATAATCTATATGTTGGAAAACATGAAGTGTAATGACAACAATGGCATGTGGTTTAGACTCTACAGGTATGTGTTACACATCATAGGGCCATAAAGCAGGAATTTATATATGTTTGTAATGGCCTAAAATGTCCACTTCCATCATGTTTTGTTCAAGAAAACtgcaatataaatgtaaatggtcTGTTTCAGCATTCCTCCTAATGAGGTTCATACAGTATGTGAGAATTGCCAAATATAttgccaaaaatatttttcatccaCACTCATCTGCTGGTTGGTACTGACTGAATGTTCATTCATTTGTAGAACTGGGTGCGTTCACTGTCGGAGTGCTGTCCTTCCTGTGGCTGGTGCGGTGGTGGCTTGGCTTTGACTTTGAACTTCGCTTGTTGCTGAAAGCCCTCCTGCTGTCCAGCTATGGCAAAGTTCTGCTCATCCCAGCAGTCATATGGGAGCATGACTACTCCCCACTCTGCTTCAGCTTCATCAAGCTGTTTGTGCTTACGTCAAACTCTCAGGCCATCAGAGGTATGTCAACCAGCTGATACCTCAGTCCAGAAATTCTTCCATCAATTTAACTCACattcacctccctctctgttcctaTCAGTTCAGAGAGTTAATtgaagtgaaaatgtatttaaacggTTGATGATAACTAACCAATTTCACACCTAGTACCATACATACCATTCTTTTTTTGATGAACCAAAAATAGATTTACTAAAATGGTCAGTCATCAACAGTTCCAGTGaatccattcattcattaaaactaTTGTATTGGTGTGCATTGGTTATTTTGTTTCCGATAATCAGCCCTAGAAGACAATCACAGGATAACTGCTTTTGGATGTCTAGCGAAGTCTTCATGTTTTATTGCGCATGTAgttgattaaatgtatttctcaaaTCTACAGGCAGATGTAGATTAGCATAATTCTCAAAAGCTTTAAAAATAAGTACTTTTCCTGCCTATTGTTATGAATGCGTTGCATAACCTTATCATTTCCTCTCCTCATTTCCAGTCATTCTGAACTGCAGCAGAAGGCTCtccctcctggctgtgtgtgtgggtctgctATTGGAGACATGTGTAGCCCAGGCATTACGGACGCTACCATGGAGCATACAGGACATCCTGCCGTTCCAGTGACCTGTTTCAGGCTGGTTCAGAGGAACTCTGTTACAATGGCACCTATTATACTCCAGAGAGCCAGAGCGTTTAGTGGTAACTGGCAGGATTGTGTGGAGTGCATAGTGTCATGTATTGAAATACTGACGCCGGACGTGAAACAACTTCTCTGTTGGGATTGGATTAAAATAAGGCTACGGGACATTCCTGAGGATATTTGTATACCTACTGTCTAAGAAAGGGAGGCAGCAAATGGTGAACATATTCTTTATTCCGTCCGGTGCCAAAAACCACAGGCTTTGCATAAGCGAAAGGTTTTGATTTGAAACAGATGTGATGAATGTGTTACTGAGAGAAAACATGGATTGTACGTTTAGAGTGAGTAGCcctagaaaatattttttcaaattgaaACTGTGAAAGAGAGTAATACTTTCATTGCAATCCCCCAAAAAAGTTGATGGTTTAGGATGGGACGGTGTTTCTGTCATCATTTGACTCGCACATATTTCTCAGACACCACTGGCCCAAATTTGACAAAATCTACTTGAATCAAGTGTCTTGCCGTAGAGATCAGTGATTGGCCAGATGTTAGACCTATAACAAGCGATTGAATATCCGAGACATCACCAGCACGGTTATGACCGAACATGGGTAAATTACGCATATTGCCATAGAGATCCAGCATGCGTTGTTCATTAGGGATGATATGTA
This window harbors:
- the ttc13 gene encoding tetratricopeptide repeat protein 13 isoform X3, with amino-acid sequence MKNADLALFELSRVIALEPNRPEVYEQRAEILSPLGRISEALSDLSKAIQLQPSARLYRHRGTLLFISEDYVAAMEDFQQSLDLKKNQPIAMLYKGLTFFHRGMLKEAIETFKEALKLKSDFIDAYKSLGQAYRELGDFEAAMESFQKALMLNQNHIQSLQLRGMMLYHHGSIQDAIGNFKRCLQLEPYNEVCQYMKGLSHVAMGQFYEGIKAQTKVMLNDPLLGQKASSEYLKVKYLREYSRYLHSHLDVPVAEYNVDQDLPGNFKNHWAKNLPFLIEDYEEQPGLQPHIKDVLPQNFESYHTEVQKLICTADHLGALMQYNTPGFLPNRRIHRAMGLATLEVMQATQRTWSNSKVRVNGRTRQMQWRDMFDIAVKWRRIADPDQPVLWLDQMPARSLSRGFNNHINLIRGQIINIRYLAYFDDILNFIKDRILVYHGAYNPRGLLEVRQALENVNNVEDLLPIMKQFNRKTRDGFTVNSKVPSLKDPGKEYDGFTITITGDRVGDMLFSVETQTTEERTQHYQSEIESIYKDLTAKGKALMLSTELGDADAVCNLILSLVYYFCNLMPLSRGSSVVAYSVVMGALMASGKEVMGRIPKGKLVDFEAMTTPSPDSFSKMAKNWMNLKSLPLWYQSLPSVAETFPTSRTMIEVLNTDSTSHCPKKS
- the ttc13 gene encoding tetratricopeptide repeat protein 13 isoform X1; protein product: MKHNMAPAGRGVVVVALSLLYLSPAIISTEYFSTLTFFNSELHKHGCSSPSEWEEYATDCESSILQLEDPDCEEGSDPPCESVFSLNAEKILSQAKIFIEQKRFPFAVDSHNTNEELAIGYVLIGNGLYDEAVKHFSLLLQGDPELVSAIYGRGIAYGKKSLQDMKNADLALFELSRVIALEPNRPEVYEQRAEILSPLGRISEALSDLSKAIQLQPSARLYRHRGTLLFISEDYVAAMEDFQQSLDLKKNQPIAMLYKGLTFFHRGMLKEAIETFKEALKLKSDFIDAYKSLGQAYRELGDFEAAMESFQKALMLNQNHIQSLQLRGMMLYHHGSIQDAIGNFKRCLQLEPYNEVCQYMKGLSHVAMGQFYEGIKAQTKVMLNDPLLGQKASSEYLKVKYLREYSRYLHSHLDVPVAEYNVDQDLPGNFKNHWAKNLPFLIEDYEEQPGLQPHIKDVLPQNFESYHTEVQKLICTADHLGALMQYNTPGFLPNRRIHRAMGLATLEVMQATQRTWSNSKVRVNGRTRQMQWRDMFDIAVKWRRIADPDQPVLWLDQMPARSLSRGFNNHINLIRGQIINIRYLAYFDDILNFIKDRILVYHGAYNPRGLLEVRQALENVNNVEDLLPIMKQFNRKTRDGFTVNSKVPSLKDPGKEYDGFTITITGDRVGDMLFSVETQTTEERTQHYQSEIESIYKDLTAKGKALMLSTELGDADAVCNLILSLVYYFCNLMPLSRGSSVVAYSVVMGALMASGKEVMGRIPKGKLVDFEAMTTPSPDSFSKMAKNWMNLKSLPLWYQSLPSVAETFPTSRTMIEVLNTDSTSHCPKKS
- the ttc13 gene encoding tetratricopeptide repeat protein 13 isoform X2, encoding MKHNMAPAGRGVVVVALSLLYLSPAIISTEYFSTLTFFNSELHKHGCSSPSEWEEYATDCESSILQLEDPDCEEGSDPPCESVFSLNAEKILSQAKIFIEQKRFPFAVDSHNTNEELAIGYVLIGNGLYDEAVKHFSLLLQGDPELVSAIYGRGIAYGKKSLQDMKNADLALFELSRVIALEPNRPEVYEQRAEILSPLGRISEALSDLSKAIQLQPSARLYRHRGTLLFISEDYVAAMEDFQQSLDLKKNQPIAMLYKGLTFFHRGMLKEAIETFKEALKLKSDFIDAYKSLGQAYRELGDFEAAMESFQKALMLNQNHIQSLQLRGMMLYHHGSIQDAIGNFKRCLQLEPYNEVCQYMKGLSHVAMGQFYEGIKAQTKVMLNDPLLGQKASSEYLKVKYLREYSRYLHSHLDVPVAEYNVDQDLPGNFKNHWAKNLPFLIEDYEEQPGLQPHIKDVLPQNFESYHTEVQKLICTADHLGALMQYNTPGFLPNRRIHRAMGLATLEVMQATQRTWSNSKVRVNGRTRQMQWRDMFDIAVKWRRIADPDQPVLWLDQMPARSLSRGFNNHINLIRGQIINIRYLAYFDDILNFIKDRILVYHGAYNPRGLLEVRQALENVNNVEDLLPIMKFNRKTRDGFTVNSKVPSLKDPGKEYDGFTITITGDRVGDMLFSVETQTTEERTQHYQSEIESIYKDLTAKGKALMLSTELGDADAVCNLILSLVYYFCNLMPLSRGSSVVAYSVVMGALMASGKEVMGRIPKGKLVDFEAMTTPSPDSFSKMAKNWMNLKSLPLWYQSLPSVAETFPTSRTMIEVLNTDSTSHCPKKS